The following are encoded in a window of Caballeronia sp. NK8 genomic DNA:
- a CDS encoding 4-hydroxyproline epimerase yields MSTHHFKSIEGHTEGMPVRMVIDGAPPLAGATMEARRKAFVEHHDWIRRALMLEPRGHAHMSGTLLYPPISVDADMSLLFIETSGCLPMCGHASIGSVSFALEAGLVRPKSPGTVIVDVPAGKLTAKVEMDGARVSSVRFTNVPGFLLHRDVEIVHPHFGALAVDIAYGGNFYPIVEVQPNFPGCEHFTPDQLLAWGRQMQTAVNATIDVIHPDHPGIRGVNHTMWTGAPMSNDADARAVVIAGDSLVDRSPCGTGTSARVAQRHARGLLDIGQAFRHQSLIGSCFIGRVESTTKLTNGLDAVLPSVEGRAWLTGRAEYYVDDAQPYAHGFSLQEYVK; encoded by the coding sequence ATGAGCACACATCACTTCAAGAGCATCGAAGGACATACCGAGGGCATGCCGGTACGCATGGTGATCGACGGCGCGCCGCCGCTTGCCGGCGCGACCATGGAAGCGCGTCGCAAGGCGTTCGTCGAGCATCACGACTGGATTCGCCGCGCGCTGATGCTGGAGCCGCGCGGGCACGCGCACATGTCGGGCACGCTGCTCTATCCGCCCATTTCCGTCGACGCGGACATGAGCCTGCTGTTCATCGAAACGTCGGGCTGCCTGCCGATGTGCGGCCATGCATCGATCGGCTCGGTGTCCTTCGCGCTCGAAGCGGGGCTCGTGCGGCCGAAGTCGCCGGGCACGGTCATCGTCGACGTGCCCGCCGGCAAGCTCACCGCGAAGGTCGAGATGGACGGCGCGCGCGTGTCATCGGTGCGCTTCACCAACGTGCCGGGCTTCCTGCTTCACCGCGATGTCGAGATCGTGCATCCGCATTTCGGCGCGCTTGCCGTCGATATCGCGTACGGCGGAAACTTCTATCCGATCGTCGAGGTGCAACCGAATTTCCCGGGCTGCGAGCACTTCACGCCGGATCAACTGCTGGCCTGGGGCCGGCAGATGCAAACGGCCGTGAACGCTACGATCGACGTGATTCATCCGGATCATCCGGGCATACGCGGCGTGAATCACACGATGTGGACAGGCGCGCCCATGTCGAATGACGCCGATGCGCGCGCGGTCGTCATCGCAGGTGACAGTCTTGTCGATCGTTCGCCGTGCGGGACCGGTACCTCGGCCCGCGTCGCGCAACGGCACGCGCGCGGGCTGCTCGATATCGGTCAGGCGTTCCGTCATCAAAGCCTGATCGGCAGCTGTTTCATCGGACGGGTCGAATCGACGACGAAACTCACGAACGGTCTCGACGCCGTTCTGCCCAGCGTCGAAGGCCGCGCGTGGCTGACCGGGCGCGCGGAGTATTACGTCGATGACGCGCAGCCCTACGCTCATGGCTTCAGCTTGCAGGAGTATGTGAAGTGA
- a CDS encoding FAD-binding oxidoreductase: MNAVPREVSAHHPLPFSQETAVVIGGGIVGLCCALYLQRGGYAVTLIDPQAPGNSTAKWSCGQMAVSEIIPLSKPGILMKIPGWLMDQKGPLALRPRALPGIVPWFLRFLMCARHAKIVEIAQSMATLTHDVYSDYAPLLDACADKTLLGERPVLEVFDDPVALTREAPHLALRESLGFKSQRLNAKDIGDLEPALAGKFSHGVMFDDWRAVKDTMGFLTALTDSFIAQGGRRVESEARRIDESNGQATGVTLANGERLAARHVVVAAGTGARRFFDSLGVNVPLAGIAGYQAVVSDPGVEIRHSVIYADGGFCFTPMTRGLQIGGTIEFAGHGAKPNFGRAEIILEKAKRVLPGMRATQVEYGVGYRPFMPDTKPVIDRSRRLGNVYMAFGHGQLGLTLGATTGRLIADMVAGRATKQNLAPFSAYRFS, translated from the coding sequence GTGAACGCCGTTCCTCGCGAAGTCTCCGCGCACCATCCGCTCCCTTTCAGCCAGGAAACCGCCGTGGTGATCGGCGGCGGCATCGTCGGACTGTGCTGCGCGCTCTATCTGCAACGCGGCGGTTACGCCGTCACGCTGATCGACCCGCAAGCGCCGGGCAACAGCACGGCCAAATGGAGCTGCGGCCAGATGGCGGTGAGCGAGATCATTCCGCTGTCGAAGCCCGGCATTCTGATGAAGATACCCGGCTGGCTCATGGATCAGAAGGGTCCGCTCGCGCTGCGTCCGCGCGCGCTGCCGGGCATCGTCCCGTGGTTTCTCCGCTTTCTCATGTGCGCGCGGCACGCGAAGATCGTCGAGATCGCGCAGTCGATGGCCACGCTCACGCACGACGTCTATAGCGACTACGCGCCGCTGCTCGACGCCTGCGCCGACAAGACGTTGCTCGGCGAACGCCCCGTTCTCGAAGTCTTCGACGATCCTGTCGCGCTGACGCGCGAAGCGCCGCATCTCGCGCTGCGCGAATCGCTCGGCTTCAAGTCGCAGCGGCTGAATGCGAAAGACATCGGCGATCTCGAACCGGCGCTCGCGGGCAAGTTCTCGCATGGCGTCATGTTCGACGACTGGCGCGCCGTGAAAGACACGATGGGCTTCCTTACCGCGCTGACCGATAGCTTCATCGCGCAAGGCGGACGGCGCGTGGAAAGCGAAGCGCGCCGCATCGACGAATCGAACGGACAGGCGACCGGCGTCACGCTCGCCAACGGCGAACGGCTGGCTGCACGGCATGTCGTCGTGGCCGCGGGCACCGGCGCGCGGCGCTTCTTCGATTCGCTCGGCGTGAACGTGCCCCTCGCGGGCATCGCGGGTTATCAGGCGGTCGTGTCGGACCCGGGCGTCGAGATTCGCCATTCGGTCATCTATGCGGACGGCGGCTTCTGCTTCACGCCGATGACGCGCGGGCTGCAGATCGGCGGCACGATCGAATTCGCGGGACACGGCGCGAAGCCCAACTTCGGGCGCGCGGAGATCATCCTCGAGAAGGCGAAGCGCGTATTGCCCGGGATGCGCGCGACGCAGGTCGAGTACGGCGTCGGCTATCGGCCATTCATGCCCGACACGAAGCCCGTCATCGACCGCTCGCGCAGGCTCGGCAATGTGTACATGGCGTTCGGTCACGGCCAGCTCGGACTCACGCTCGGCGCGACCACCGGGCGGCTGATCGCGGACATGGTCGCGGGTCGCGCGACAAAGCAAAACCTCGCGCCGTTCAGCGCCTATCGCTTTTCCTGA
- a CDS encoding aldehyde dehydrogenase family protein, whose product MKSYEQLFIDGRWVAPVRAGRFDTIDPSNEEVIASVAAATAEDIDIAVKAARKAFDEGPWPRMRGAERAAVLRRIGKGIRERLQELAEIEVRDNGKPLAEALWDLGDAAGCFEYYAGLAEKLDEHAETPIALSDDRFSSVARKEPVGVAGAIIPWNFPMLMAAWKVAPALAAGCTMVLKPSELTPLTALELAGIAANADLPPGVLNVVTGFGHDAGAPLSEHPGIDKLAFTGSVPTGSRIMQAAARDIKNVSLELGGKSPFIVFDDSDIDAAVEWIMFGIFWNQGEVCSATSRVLVQRGIHDRLVDRLKEETRRITIGNGLQDGVLLGPLVSKGQYDKVREAVERGVSEGARLVTGGGRPAHLDKGYFMEPVVFADVPADSWIWNEEIFGPVVCIRAFDEESEAVRYANDSRFGLAAAVMSRNLARCERVARALRAGIVWINCSQPTFTEAPWGGYKQSGIGRELGEWGLNNYLETKQITRYDSDKPWGWYIK is encoded by the coding sequence ATGAAATCGTATGAACAACTTTTCATCGACGGACGCTGGGTCGCACCCGTCAGGGCCGGCCGCTTCGACACCATCGATCCGAGTAACGAGGAAGTCATTGCGAGCGTGGCGGCGGCGACGGCCGAGGATATCGATATCGCGGTGAAGGCCGCGCGCAAGGCCTTCGACGAAGGCCCGTGGCCGCGCATGCGCGGCGCCGAGCGCGCGGCCGTGTTGCGCCGTATCGGCAAGGGCATTCGCGAACGTCTTCAGGAACTCGCGGAAATCGAAGTGCGCGACAACGGCAAGCCGCTTGCCGAAGCGCTCTGGGATCTGGGCGATGCCGCCGGTTGCTTCGAGTACTACGCCGGTCTCGCGGAGAAGCTCGATGAGCACGCGGAAACGCCCATCGCACTCTCCGACGACCGTTTCAGCTCGGTCGCGCGCAAGGAGCCGGTCGGCGTCGCGGGCGCGATCATTCCGTGGAATTTCCCGATGCTGATGGCCGCGTGGAAAGTCGCGCCTGCGCTGGCCGCAGGCTGCACGATGGTTCTGAAGCCCTCGGAGCTGACGCCGCTCACGGCGCTCGAACTCGCCGGCATCGCCGCGAACGCGGATCTGCCGCCGGGCGTGCTCAATGTCGTGACGGGATTCGGCCATGACGCGGGCGCGCCCTTGAGCGAGCATCCGGGCATCGACAAGCTCGCGTTCACCGGCAGCGTGCCGACCGGCAGCCGCATCATGCAGGCCGCCGCGCGCGACATCAAGAACGTGAGTCTCGAACTGGGCGGCAAGTCGCCGTTCATCGTCTTCGATGACAGCGATATCGATGCGGCCGTCGAATGGATCATGTTCGGCATCTTCTGGAATCAGGGCGAAGTGTGTTCGGCCACGTCGCGCGTGCTCGTGCAGCGCGGCATCCATGACCGGCTGGTGGATCGGCTGAAAGAGGAAACGCGCAGGATCACCATCGGCAATGGACTTCAGGACGGTGTGCTGCTCGGCCCGCTCGTCAGCAAGGGGCAATACGACAAGGTGCGTGAAGCCGTCGAGCGCGGCGTGAGCGAAGGCGCGCGCCTCGTCACGGGCGGCGGACGGCCCGCGCATCTCGACAAGGGCTACTTCATGGAACCCGTCGTGTTCGCGGACGTGCCCGCCGATAGCTGGATCTGGAACGAAGAGATTTTCGGGCCGGTCGTGTGCATCCGTGCTTTCGATGAGGAATCCGAAGCCGTTCGGTATGCCAACGATTCCCGCTTTGGTCTTGCAGCGGCCGTGATGTCGCGCAATCTCGCACGCTGCGAGCGTGTCGCGCGGGCGTTGCGCGCGGGCATCGTGTGGATCAATTGCAGCCAGCCGACTTTCACCGAAGCGCCGTGGGGCGGCTACAAGCAAAGCGGCATCGGCCGCGAACTCGGCGAGTGGGGTTTGAACAACTATCTCGAGACCAAGCAGATCACGCGCTACGACAGCGACAAGCCGTGGGGCTGGTACATCAAATAA
- a CDS encoding proline racemase family protein produces MRWKKTLQLVDVHCEGEIGKVITGGVIGIPGETMLDKMNYINEVDDSLRRLVTLEPRGCLQMSVNLLLAPTKPEAHAGFIVLQSDKAHPMSGSNAICVVTALLELGMVEMREPETTVVLDTPAGLVTARASCKDGRCTGVSLDMVPAFVEQLDVNVETARFGTIKADIAFGGVYYALIDVDQVGLAIAPEHARELAELGVALKDIINGQIRVRHPLFPQIDEVAYVMFRNRLGDALYQTCTTLPPGRVDRSPCGTGSSANLAALAARGLVDVGSRLTSRSTIGGEFEVELLGKTEVGGKPAVLPRIRGRAWVYGFQQIGVDPDDPLAAGFMLSDTWGTGFPAA; encoded by the coding sequence ATGCGCTGGAAAAAGACGCTTCAACTCGTCGACGTGCATTGCGAAGGCGAAATCGGCAAGGTGATCACCGGAGGTGTCATCGGCATTCCGGGCGAAACCATGCTCGACAAGATGAACTACATCAACGAAGTGGACGACAGCCTGCGCCGGCTCGTCACGCTGGAGCCGCGCGGCTGTCTGCAGATGTCGGTGAATCTATTGCTTGCGCCGACGAAACCCGAAGCGCATGCGGGGTTCATCGTGCTGCAATCGGACAAGGCGCATCCGATGTCCGGCAGCAACGCGATCTGCGTCGTCACCGCGTTACTCGAACTCGGCATGGTCGAGATGCGCGAGCCGGAAACGACCGTCGTGCTCGACACGCCCGCGGGACTCGTCACCGCGCGCGCGTCCTGCAAGGACGGACGCTGCACGGGTGTGTCACTGGACATGGTGCCCGCGTTCGTCGAGCAACTGGATGTGAATGTCGAGACCGCGCGCTTCGGGACGATCAAGGCGGACATCGCGTTCGGCGGCGTGTATTACGCGCTGATCGATGTCGACCAGGTCGGGCTCGCGATCGCGCCCGAGCACGCGCGCGAGCTTGCCGAGCTGGGGGTCGCGCTGAAGGACATCATCAACGGGCAGATTCGCGTTCGGCATCCGCTCTTTCCGCAGATCGACGAAGTCGCCTATGTCATGTTCCGCAATCGCCTCGGCGACGCGCTGTATCAGACCTGCACGACGCTGCCTCCGGGACGCGTCGATCGATCGCCGTGCGGCACCGGCAGTTCGGCCAATCTCGCGGCCTTGGCGGCGCGCGGACTGGTCGATGTCGGCAGCCGGCTGACATCGCGTTCGACCATCGGCGGCGAATTCGAAGTCGAATTGCTCGGCAAGACCGAAGTCGGCGGCAAACCGGCCGTGCTGCCGCGCATTCGCGGGCGCGCGTGGGTGTACGGATTCCAGCAGATCGGCGTCGATCCCGACGATCCGCTCGCCGCCGGTTTCATGCTGAGCGATACTTGGGGCACCGGCTTCCCGGCCGCCTGA
- a CDS encoding GntR family transcriptional regulator: protein MSKGTTETENGPRRHGGRYIYEALRKQILTLQLKPGAPLDEVSLAAQFGLSRSPVRDALARLISEGLVTILPNRTTLVTPFEIEEFPKYVSALDLIQRAVTRLAALHRSEADLARIRKADDTYMQAIDSGDFNAMSETNKALHMAIAHAANNPYFLGYYERLLGEGQRLLHLHFDYTVTSPSATKLGRDHADIIDAIARRDADAAEKLAHEHTMLFQKRFLDYMRQNMTESMAIL, encoded by the coding sequence ATGAGCAAAGGGACCACGGAGACCGAGAACGGTCCTCGCCGGCATGGCGGACGGTACATCTACGAAGCGTTGCGCAAGCAGATCCTGACCTTGCAACTCAAACCGGGCGCACCGCTCGACGAAGTCTCGCTGGCGGCGCAATTCGGGCTGTCCCGCTCGCCCGTGCGCGATGCGCTCGCGCGTCTCATCAGCGAAGGGCTGGTCACGATCCTGCCTAACCGCACGACGCTCGTCACGCCGTTCGAAATCGAGGAGTTCCCGAAATACGTGTCGGCGCTGGACCTCATCCAGCGCGCGGTCACGCGTCTTGCGGCGCTGCATCGGAGCGAGGCCGATCTCGCGCGCATCCGCAAAGCCGACGACACCTACATGCAGGCCATCGACAGCGGCGATTTCAATGCGATGTCCGAGACCAACAAGGCCCTGCACATGGCCATCGCGCATGCGGCGAACAACCCGTATTTCCTCGGCTATTACGAGCGCCTCCTCGGCGAGGGGCAGCGTCTGCTGCATCTGCATTTCGATTACACCGTGACATCGCCGTCGGCGACGAAACTGGGCCGCGATCACGCCGACATCATCGATGCGATCGCACGCCGGGACGCGGACGCCGCGGAGAAACTCGCGCACGAACACACGATGCTGTTCCAGAAGCGCTTCCTCGACTACATGCGGCAAAACATGACTGAGTCGATGGCGATTCTGTAG
- a CDS encoding alkyl/aryl-sulfatase, with protein MRAATLIAGFCLLASAAAPLGALAQAPKGATAATIQANDKLRNYLDFSDRRDFDDSRRGFIADLPSPVIKGQTGNVVIDLSQYDFLKSTTETPATVNPSLWRQSQILASHGLFKVVDGIYQVRNIDLANITFIRGKTGWVVVDVLTSAETAKAAYDLINEKVERLPVTGVIFTHSHVDHFAGIRGIVDEKDVRAGKIPVVAPDGFMEEAVSENVFAGNVMSRRASYMYGNLLPKDPRGNVGGGLGLTTAAGSITLFEPSNLIKKTGEKMTIDGVDIVFQMAPGTEAPAEMMFYFPQFKAIDLAEDGNHTLHNILTLRGAKVRSAQKWAYYLDQTIDLWGNDAQVSFGSHHWPQWGNDRVVEHLKKQRDLYKYINDQTLRMANQGLTMHEIAEQFLLPDSLAKEFYNRGYYGNLKHNVRATYQLYLGWWDGNPADFDPLPPTDEAKKYVELIGADKILANAREAFAKGDYRWAATITNKLVFAQPNNQAARQLEADALEQLGYQAESGPARNFYLSGAQELRGGVKKMATPNTSSPDIIRGMTTEMFLDFLAIHLNGPRAGDKHYAFNVIFPDIKENYSLTVEDGVMNYGKGKTLQNADATITLDRTTLDDIALGKLKLGNLADSGQVKIDGDRQKFNDMLALFDKFDFWFTISEP; from the coding sequence ATGCGCGCTGCAACTCTCATCGCGGGATTCTGCCTGCTGGCGTCCGCCGCCGCTCCGCTCGGTGCACTGGCTCAAGCGCCCAAAGGCGCAACGGCCGCGACCATACAGGCGAACGATAAACTTCGCAATTACCTCGATTTCAGCGACCGGCGTGATTTCGATGATTCACGACGCGGCTTCATCGCCGATCTGCCGAGTCCGGTAATAAAGGGACAAACGGGCAACGTCGTTATTGATCTTTCGCAGTATGATTTTCTGAAATCGACCACGGAGACGCCCGCGACCGTTAATCCCAGTCTCTGGCGTCAGTCGCAAATCCTTGCGTCGCACGGACTGTTCAAGGTCGTCGACGGGATTTATCAGGTCCGAAATATCGACCTCGCGAATATCACGTTCATACGCGGAAAAACGGGCTGGGTCGTCGTCGACGTGCTGACCTCCGCTGAAACCGCAAAAGCCGCCTATGACCTGATCAACGAAAAAGTCGAGCGGCTTCCTGTCACGGGTGTCATCTTCACTCATAGTCACGTCGATCACTTTGCGGGCATTCGCGGTATCGTCGATGAAAAGGATGTGCGCGCCGGAAAGATTCCCGTGGTGGCGCCTGACGGTTTCATGGAAGAGGCCGTCAGTGAGAACGTGTTTGCCGGCAACGTCATGAGCCGGCGCGCATCGTACATGTACGGCAACCTGTTGCCGAAGGACCCGCGCGGCAATGTCGGCGGTGGTCTCGGCCTGACTACGGCTGCAGGGTCGATCACACTGTTCGAACCGAGCAATCTGATCAAGAAGACCGGCGAAAAAATGACGATCGACGGCGTCGATATCGTCTTTCAGATGGCTCCCGGCACCGAAGCGCCAGCGGAGATGATGTTCTATTTCCCTCAGTTCAAGGCAATCGATCTGGCGGAAGACGGCAATCACACCTTGCACAATATCCTGACGCTACGCGGCGCGAAAGTACGAAGCGCGCAGAAATGGGCGTATTACCTCGATCAGACCATCGATCTCTGGGGCAACGACGCGCAGGTTTCGTTCGGCAGTCACCATTGGCCGCAATGGGGTAATGATCGCGTGGTCGAGCATCTGAAAAAGCAGCGCGATCTCTACAAGTACATCAATGATCAGACTCTGCGCATGGCGAACCAAGGCCTCACCATGCACGAAATCGCGGAGCAGTTCCTGTTGCCCGATTCGCTTGCAAAGGAATTCTATAACCGGGGCTATTACGGCAACCTGAAACATAACGTGCGCGCGACTTATCAGCTTTATCTCGGATGGTGGGACGGCAACCCTGCCGACTTCGATCCTCTGCCGCCGACGGACGAGGCGAAGAAATACGTCGAGTTGATCGGGGCCGACAAGATACTCGCCAACGCGCGCGAAGCGTTCGCCAAAGGCGATTATCGATGGGCAGCCACGATCACGAACAAGCTCGTATTCGCACAGCCGAACAATCAGGCGGCGAGACAGCTAGAAGCGGACGCGCTCGAACAGCTCGGCTATCAGGCCGAATCCGGCCCGGCGCGCAATTTCTATTTGAGCGGCGCACAGGAACTGCGCGGCGGCGTCAAAAAAATGGCGACGCCAAATACCTCGTCTCCGGACATCATTCGAGGCATGACCACCGAAATGTTCCTCGACTTCCTTGCGATCCATCTCAACGGACCGCGCGCCGGCGACAAGCATTACGCCTTCAACGTCATCTTTCCGGATATCAAGGAAAACTATTCCCTGACCGTCGAAGACGGCGTGATGAACTATGGCAAGGGCAAAACCCTGCAAAATGCCGATGCGACGATCACGCTCGATCGAACGACGCTGGACGACATCGCGCTCGGCAAGCTGAAGCTCGGCAATCTTGCCGATAGCGGACAGGTCAAGATCGACGGCGATCGCCAGAAGTTCAACGACATGCTGGCTCTGTTCGACAAGTTCGATTTCTGGTTCACGATCAGCGAACCCTGA
- a CDS encoding SDR family NAD(P)-dependent oxidoreductase has translation MSTLPYRSALIIGAGPGISGALTRRLRAENIPVVIAARNVDKLSALVDETGAIALPVDASDAGEIEALFAETDARIGAPEIVIYNASGRVRGPIAELDAAEVGKALAVTALGAFYTVQQAAKRMVPAAKGAILLTGATAGVKGFALSAPFAMGKFALRGLAQSAARELMPKGIHVAHFVIDGGVRAAHRADPADAPDSTLDPDAIAQSYIDVLRQHRSAWTSEIELRPWVEKF, from the coding sequence ATGAGCACTCTTCCTTACCGCAGCGCCCTCATCATCGGCGCCGGCCCCGGCATCAGCGGCGCGCTCACGCGGCGTCTGCGCGCCGAGAACATTCCGGTCGTGATCGCCGCGCGCAACGTCGACAAGCTCTCGGCGCTGGTCGATGAAACCGGCGCCATCGCGCTGCCCGTCGATGCATCCGATGCCGGTGAGATCGAAGCGCTGTTCGCCGAAACCGACGCCCGCATCGGCGCGCCCGAAATCGTGATCTACAACGCGAGCGGACGCGTGCGCGGCCCCATCGCCGAACTCGATGCCGCGGAGGTCGGCAAGGCGCTCGCCGTGACGGCGCTCGGCGCGTTCTACACGGTCCAGCAGGCGGCCAAACGCATGGTTCCCGCAGCAAAGGGCGCGATCCTGTTGACGGGCGCGACTGCGGGCGTCAAGGGCTTCGCGCTGTCCGCGCCGTTCGCGATGGGCAAGTTCGCGTTGCGCGGCCTCGCGCAGAGCGCCGCGCGCGAACTGATGCCAAAGGGGATTCATGTCGCGCACTTCGTCATCGACGGCGGCGTGCGCGCCGCGCATCGCGCCGATCCGGCGGACGCGCCCGACAGCACGCTCGACCCCGATGCGATCGCGCAGAGTTATATCGATGTGCTGCGTCAGCATCGCAGCGCGTGGACATCGGAAATCGAACTGCGGCCGTGGGTGGAGAAGTTCTGA
- a CDS encoding GlxA family transcriptional regulator: protein MRLTVLALDGVFDTALCAVLDAFTTANELAAMSEPGSSPRFEIELIGMRRDVHSALGMRVPVKPASTMTRPDWLIVPAPGTKMPAQLLPALARRDVIDAMELLAHYHADGVKIAAACIGTFVLAESGLLDDHEATTSWWLAPLFRQRYPAVRLDSARMLVPSGEFATAGAAMGHLDLALWLMNQASPALAATVARYLLVDARPSQAPYMIPDHLARADPMVERFERWARARLAQGFSLDAAAHALATSTRTLQRRIEAVLGKSPLSYFQDLRVERAVHLLRTSRLDIEAIAAEVGYVDGATLRTLLRRRLGRGVKEIRAGSADAM, encoded by the coding sequence ATGCGACTCACGGTTCTCGCCCTCGACGGCGTATTCGACACCGCGCTCTGCGCCGTGCTCGACGCGTTCACCACCGCGAACGAACTGGCCGCGATGTCGGAGCCTGGCAGCAGTCCGCGCTTCGAGATCGAACTGATCGGCATGCGGCGCGACGTGCACAGCGCGCTCGGCATGCGCGTGCCGGTCAAGCCGGCGAGCACGATGACGCGCCCCGACTGGCTGATCGTGCCAGCGCCCGGCACCAAGATGCCCGCGCAATTGCTGCCGGCGCTCGCCCGCCGCGATGTGATCGACGCGATGGAGCTGCTCGCGCACTATCACGCGGATGGCGTGAAGATCGCGGCGGCGTGCATCGGCACCTTCGTGCTGGCGGAATCCGGCCTGCTGGACGATCACGAGGCGACCACGAGCTGGTGGCTCGCGCCGCTGTTCCGGCAGCGTTATCCGGCGGTGCGTCTCGACAGCGCGCGCATGCTGGTGCCGTCGGGCGAGTTCGCGACGGCGGGCGCCGCGATGGGCCATCTCGATCTCGCGCTCTGGCTGATGAATCAGGCGAGTCCCGCACTCGCGGCGACGGTGGCGCGCTATCTGCTGGTGGATGCGCGGCCTTCGCAGGCGCCTTACATGATTCCGGATCATCTGGCGCGCGCGGACCCGATGGTCGAGCGCTTCGAGCGCTGGGCACGCGCGCGGCTTGCGCAGGGCTTTTCGCTCGACGCCGCCGCGCATGCGCTCGCAACCAGCACGCGCACGCTGCAACGCCGCATCGAGGCGGTCCTCGGCAAGTCGCCGCTGTCGTATTTCCAGGATCTGCGCGTCGAGCGGGCCGTGCATCTGCTGCGCACGAGCCGGCTCGATATCGAGGCCATCGCCGCCGAAGTGGGCTATGTCGACGGTGCGACGCTGCGCACGTTGTTGCGTCGGCGGCTCGGGCGCGGCGTGAAGGAGATACGGGCGGGCAGCGCCGACGCGATGTGA